A single region of the Accipiter gentilis chromosome 6, bAccGen1.1, whole genome shotgun sequence genome encodes:
- the PIGW gene encoding phosphatidylinositol-glycan biosynthesis class W protein isoform X2, whose translation MRACPPPTAPVHLRLPQCRGPDSGKSSPDSGKSSPDSGKDSPDSGKSSPDSEEERRMSQKHLKEAFISNLNGTSLLEISVGLSLAPLCLLCRGLLLILYYLHYGKPLSSRKYSLLLDFLVLVSPLLFSCTVLSPVIFFVPPVIAAICAGIFSKIYSQRKRETRVPFRQIVKDFQKTYLDPEYIPAITVFRVYVNVLTSISILAVDFPQYPRRYAKAETYGTGVMDLGVGAFIFGNAVICPEVRQRSCMTQPKFSNLARQFFSVWPLIVLGIGRLLSVKSIEYHEHTSEYGVHWNFFFTLAFVRLAASLLLAIFPKNNSWIVAINLAVLYQLILNTTSLKTFILHGSDGRDTRVGVLNANREGLLSLFGYLAIYMASVQVGLWLLKCRNSVKGWIEAVCFLLLTVLVLFVFLHVSQAYADPVSRRMANLSYCIWVVAHCLTFFICFVVSDLTLVFTKLLVKGSSVPCCWNVVKPPNASKKHETEAVPMQREGKLSHICLISAINKNQLLFFLLANVMTGTVNILIDTIHSKTAFTLCILHLYMFFNCLIMHILHAKNIVLKFW comes from the exons ATGCGGGCTTGCCCCCCCCCCACGGCGCCCGTTCACCTTCGGCTGCCGCAGTGCCGGGGCCCCGACAGCGGCAAAAGCTCTCCCGACAGCGGCAAAAGCTCTCCCGACAGCGGCAAAGACTCTCCCGACAGCGGCAAAAGCTCTCCCGACAGCG aggaagaaagaagaatgtcACAAAAACATCTGAAGGAAGCCTTTATCAGCAACTTAAATGGAACTAGTTTGCTGGAAATTTCAGTAGGCTTGTCTCTAGCTCCACTCTGCCTGCTTTGCAGAGGACTCCTCTTGATTTTATATTACCTGCACTATGGGAAACCTTTAAGTTCGAGGAAATACAGCCTGCTGCTAGACTTCCTTGTGCTCGTATCTCCCCTCCTGTTCTCCTGTACAGTCTTGTCTCCAGTCATCTTTTTCGTGCCACCTGTCATTGCAGCCATCTGTGCCggaatattttctaaaatatacaGCCAAAGAAAACGGGAGACCAGAGTGCCTTTTAGGCAAATCGTAAAAGACTTCCAGAAGACGTACTTGGATCCAGAATACATTCCAGCAATAACTGTGTTTCGCGTTTATGTCAATGTGTTGACATCAATCAGCATTTTAGCAGTGGATTTCCCGCAGTATCCAAGACGATACGCCAAAGCCGAGACCTACGGAACAGGAGTTATGGATTTGGGGGTGGGAGCTTTTATTTTTGGTAATGCTGTCATCTGTCCTGAAGTTAGACAAAGGTCTTGCATGACACAACCAAAATTTTCCAATCTGGCCAGACAGTTCTTTTCCGTTTGGCCGTTGATTGTTCTTGGCATTGGACGACTGCTTAGTGTTAAGTCTATAGAGTATCATGAACATACTTCAGAGTACGGAGTGCACTGGAATTTTTTCTTTACCTTAGCATTTGTGAGGCTTGCAGCATCTCTACTTTTAGCCATATTTCCAAAAAATAATTCTTGGATTGTTGCTATAAATCTTGCTGTACTTTATCAGCTTATTCTTAACACTACCTCTCTGAAGACATTTATCTTGCATGGGAGCGACGGCAGAGATACCAGGGTTGGCGTTTTAAATGCCAACAGGGAAGGACTGCTCTCTCTTTTTGGATATCTAGCCATATATATGGCGAGCGTCCAAGTGGGACTCTGGCTGCTGAAGTGCAGAAACTCAGTCAAAGGCTGGATTGAAGCAGTGTGTTTCTTACTGCTGACAGTTCTCGTGCTTTTCGTATTTCTTCATGTGTCGCAAGCATATGCGGACCCTGTGTCCCGCCGGATGGCGAATCTATCCTATTGCATATGGGTGGTTGCTCACTGTCTGACTTTCTTTATCTGTTTTGTAGTGAGTGATCTCACGTTGGTGTTCACAAAGCTTCTTGTGAAGGGGTCCAGCGTGCCCTGTTGCTGGAACGTTGTAAAGCCCCCTAATGCCAGTAAAAAGCATGAAACGGAGGCCGTGCCTATGCAAAGGGAAGGCAAGCTGTCACACATTTGCCTGATTAGTGCTATTAACAaaaatcaattactttttttcttgctagcaAATGTTATGACTGGTACTGTGAATATACTGATAGATACAATCCACAGCAAGACTGCATTTACTTTATGTATACTACACTTGTATAtgttttttaactgtttaatTAT
- the PIGW gene encoding phosphatidylinositol-glycan biosynthesis class W protein isoform X1 encodes MRACPPPTAPVHLRLPQCRGPDSGKSSPDSGKSSPDSGKDSPDSGKSSPDSGKSSPDSEEERRMSQKHLKEAFISNLNGTSLLEISVGLSLAPLCLLCRGLLLILYYLHYGKPLSSRKYSLLLDFLVLVSPLLFSCTVLSPVIFFVPPVIAAICAGIFSKIYSQRKRETRVPFRQIVKDFQKTYLDPEYIPAITVFRVYVNVLTSISILAVDFPQYPRRYAKAETYGTGVMDLGVGAFIFGNAVICPEVRQRSCMTQPKFSNLARQFFSVWPLIVLGIGRLLSVKSIEYHEHTSEYGVHWNFFFTLAFVRLAASLLLAIFPKNNSWIVAINLAVLYQLILNTTSLKTFILHGSDGRDTRVGVLNANREGLLSLFGYLAIYMASVQVGLWLLKCRNSVKGWIEAVCFLLLTVLVLFVFLHVSQAYADPVSRRMANLSYCIWVVAHCLTFFICFVVSDLTLVFTKLLVKGSSVPCCWNVVKPPNASKKHETEAVPMQREGKLSHICLISAINKNQLLFFLLANVMTGTVNILIDTIHSKTAFTLCILHLYMFFNCLIMHILHAKNIVLKFW; translated from the exons ATGCGGGCTTGCCCCCCCCCCACGGCGCCCGTTCACCTTCGGCTGCCGCAGTGCCGGGGCCCCGACAGCGGCAAAAGCTCTCCCGACAGCGGCAAAAGCTCTCCCGACAGCGGCAAAGACTCTCCCGACAGCGGCAAAAGCTCTCCCGACAGCGGCAAAAGCTCTCCCGACAGCG aggaagaaagaagaatgtcACAAAAACATCTGAAGGAAGCCTTTATCAGCAACTTAAATGGAACTAGTTTGCTGGAAATTTCAGTAGGCTTGTCTCTAGCTCCACTCTGCCTGCTTTGCAGAGGACTCCTCTTGATTTTATATTACCTGCACTATGGGAAACCTTTAAGTTCGAGGAAATACAGCCTGCTGCTAGACTTCCTTGTGCTCGTATCTCCCCTCCTGTTCTCCTGTACAGTCTTGTCTCCAGTCATCTTTTTCGTGCCACCTGTCATTGCAGCCATCTGTGCCggaatattttctaaaatatacaGCCAAAGAAAACGGGAGACCAGAGTGCCTTTTAGGCAAATCGTAAAAGACTTCCAGAAGACGTACTTGGATCCAGAATACATTCCAGCAATAACTGTGTTTCGCGTTTATGTCAATGTGTTGACATCAATCAGCATTTTAGCAGTGGATTTCCCGCAGTATCCAAGACGATACGCCAAAGCCGAGACCTACGGAACAGGAGTTATGGATTTGGGGGTGGGAGCTTTTATTTTTGGTAATGCTGTCATCTGTCCTGAAGTTAGACAAAGGTCTTGCATGACACAACCAAAATTTTCCAATCTGGCCAGACAGTTCTTTTCCGTTTGGCCGTTGATTGTTCTTGGCATTGGACGACTGCTTAGTGTTAAGTCTATAGAGTATCATGAACATACTTCAGAGTACGGAGTGCACTGGAATTTTTTCTTTACCTTAGCATTTGTGAGGCTTGCAGCATCTCTACTTTTAGCCATATTTCCAAAAAATAATTCTTGGATTGTTGCTATAAATCTTGCTGTACTTTATCAGCTTATTCTTAACACTACCTCTCTGAAGACATTTATCTTGCATGGGAGCGACGGCAGAGATACCAGGGTTGGCGTTTTAAATGCCAACAGGGAAGGACTGCTCTCTCTTTTTGGATATCTAGCCATATATATGGCGAGCGTCCAAGTGGGACTCTGGCTGCTGAAGTGCAGAAACTCAGTCAAAGGCTGGATTGAAGCAGTGTGTTTCTTACTGCTGACAGTTCTCGTGCTTTTCGTATTTCTTCATGTGTCGCAAGCATATGCGGACCCTGTGTCCCGCCGGATGGCGAATCTATCCTATTGCATATGGGTGGTTGCTCACTGTCTGACTTTCTTTATCTGTTTTGTAGTGAGTGATCTCACGTTGGTGTTCACAAAGCTTCTTGTGAAGGGGTCCAGCGTGCCCTGTTGCTGGAACGTTGTAAAGCCCCCTAATGCCAGTAAAAAGCATGAAACGGAGGCCGTGCCTATGCAAAGGGAAGGCAAGCTGTCACACATTTGCCTGATTAGTGCTATTAACAaaaatcaattactttttttcttgctagcaAATGTTATGACTGGTACTGTGAATATACTGATAGATACAATCCACAGCAAGACTGCATTTACTTTATGTATACTACACTTGTATAtgttttttaactgtttaatTAT
- the PIGW gene encoding phosphatidylinositol-glycan biosynthesis class W protein isoform X3, with protein MRACPPPTAPVHLRLPQCRGPDSGKSSPDSGKSSPDSGKDSPDSEEERRMSQKHLKEAFISNLNGTSLLEISVGLSLAPLCLLCRGLLLILYYLHYGKPLSSRKYSLLLDFLVLVSPLLFSCTVLSPVIFFVPPVIAAICAGIFSKIYSQRKRETRVPFRQIVKDFQKTYLDPEYIPAITVFRVYVNVLTSISILAVDFPQYPRRYAKAETYGTGVMDLGVGAFIFGNAVICPEVRQRSCMTQPKFSNLARQFFSVWPLIVLGIGRLLSVKSIEYHEHTSEYGVHWNFFFTLAFVRLAASLLLAIFPKNNSWIVAINLAVLYQLILNTTSLKTFILHGSDGRDTRVGVLNANREGLLSLFGYLAIYMASVQVGLWLLKCRNSVKGWIEAVCFLLLTVLVLFVFLHVSQAYADPVSRRMANLSYCIWVVAHCLTFFICFVVSDLTLVFTKLLVKGSSVPCCWNVVKPPNASKKHETEAVPMQREGKLSHICLISAINKNQLLFFLLANVMTGTVNILIDTIHSKTAFTLCILHLYMFFNCLIMHILHAKNIVLKFW; from the exons ATGCGGGCTTGCCCCCCCCCCACGGCGCCCGTTCACCTTCGGCTGCCGCAGTGCCGGGGCCCCGACAGCGGCAAAAGCTCTCCCGACAGCGGCAAAAGCTCTCCCGACAGCGGCAAAGACTCTCCCGACAGCG aggaagaaagaagaatgtcACAAAAACATCTGAAGGAAGCCTTTATCAGCAACTTAAATGGAACTAGTTTGCTGGAAATTTCAGTAGGCTTGTCTCTAGCTCCACTCTGCCTGCTTTGCAGAGGACTCCTCTTGATTTTATATTACCTGCACTATGGGAAACCTTTAAGTTCGAGGAAATACAGCCTGCTGCTAGACTTCCTTGTGCTCGTATCTCCCCTCCTGTTCTCCTGTACAGTCTTGTCTCCAGTCATCTTTTTCGTGCCACCTGTCATTGCAGCCATCTGTGCCggaatattttctaaaatatacaGCCAAAGAAAACGGGAGACCAGAGTGCCTTTTAGGCAAATCGTAAAAGACTTCCAGAAGACGTACTTGGATCCAGAATACATTCCAGCAATAACTGTGTTTCGCGTTTATGTCAATGTGTTGACATCAATCAGCATTTTAGCAGTGGATTTCCCGCAGTATCCAAGACGATACGCCAAAGCCGAGACCTACGGAACAGGAGTTATGGATTTGGGGGTGGGAGCTTTTATTTTTGGTAATGCTGTCATCTGTCCTGAAGTTAGACAAAGGTCTTGCATGACACAACCAAAATTTTCCAATCTGGCCAGACAGTTCTTTTCCGTTTGGCCGTTGATTGTTCTTGGCATTGGACGACTGCTTAGTGTTAAGTCTATAGAGTATCATGAACATACTTCAGAGTACGGAGTGCACTGGAATTTTTTCTTTACCTTAGCATTTGTGAGGCTTGCAGCATCTCTACTTTTAGCCATATTTCCAAAAAATAATTCTTGGATTGTTGCTATAAATCTTGCTGTACTTTATCAGCTTATTCTTAACACTACCTCTCTGAAGACATTTATCTTGCATGGGAGCGACGGCAGAGATACCAGGGTTGGCGTTTTAAATGCCAACAGGGAAGGACTGCTCTCTCTTTTTGGATATCTAGCCATATATATGGCGAGCGTCCAAGTGGGACTCTGGCTGCTGAAGTGCAGAAACTCAGTCAAAGGCTGGATTGAAGCAGTGTGTTTCTTACTGCTGACAGTTCTCGTGCTTTTCGTATTTCTTCATGTGTCGCAAGCATATGCGGACCCTGTGTCCCGCCGGATGGCGAATCTATCCTATTGCATATGGGTGGTTGCTCACTGTCTGACTTTCTTTATCTGTTTTGTAGTGAGTGATCTCACGTTGGTGTTCACAAAGCTTCTTGTGAAGGGGTCCAGCGTGCCCTGTTGCTGGAACGTTGTAAAGCCCCCTAATGCCAGTAAAAAGCATGAAACGGAGGCCGTGCCTATGCAAAGGGAAGGCAAGCTGTCACACATTTGCCTGATTAGTGCTATTAACAaaaatcaattactttttttcttgctagcaAATGTTATGACTGGTACTGTGAATATACTGATAGATACAATCCACAGCAAGACTGCATTTACTTTATGTATACTACACTTGTATAtgttttttaactgtttaatTAT